A genomic region of Micromonospora sp. NBRC 110009 contains the following coding sequences:
- a CDS encoding serine hydrolase domain-containing protein: MSLAVSTDPARIGFDPARLARIDEHFRGYVDDGRLAGWQIVVTRRGEVAHSSTYGLRDREAGAPVEADTLWRIYSMTKPITSVAAMMLWEEGRFELNDPISRWLPEFADVRVYDKGSVLKPYTVPAVEPIRVWHLLTHTAGLTYGFAQSTVVDGLYRKAGFDLGVPPGADLAAASAGLAGLPLLFQPGTSWNYGVSTDVLGRLVEVISGQSLDAFFTERILRPLGMTDTRWWVDEPDAKRLAALYTPHPATGQTVRADAIGRAALAEPGWFSGGGGLVSTAADYHRFTQFLLRGGELDGVRLLGPRTLRFMTRNHLPGNRDLASFSPEGFAETILDGIGFGLGFAVVLDPVPSRVPSSVGEYYWGGLASTAFWVDPVEEVTALLFTQLMPSSTYPLRAQLRQLVYSALID; encoded by the coding sequence GTGAGCCTCGCAGTGAGCACCGACCCCGCCCGTATCGGCTTCGACCCCGCCCGGCTGGCCCGGATCGACGAGCATTTCCGCGGCTACGTCGACGACGGCCGGCTCGCCGGCTGGCAGATCGTCGTGACCCGCCGCGGCGAGGTCGCCCACTCCTCGACGTACGGGCTGCGGGACCGAGAGGCCGGCGCGCCCGTCGAGGCGGACACCCTCTGGCGCATCTACTCGATGACCAAGCCGATCACCTCGGTCGCCGCGATGATGCTCTGGGAGGAGGGGCGGTTCGAGCTGAACGACCCGATCAGCCGCTGGCTGCCGGAGTTCGCCGACGTGCGGGTCTACGACAAGGGCTCGGTGCTCAAGCCGTACACGGTGCCGGCGGTCGAGCCGATCCGGGTCTGGCACCTGCTCACCCACACCGCCGGCCTGACGTACGGCTTCGCGCAGAGCACGGTGGTCGACGGCCTGTACCGGAAGGCGGGCTTCGACCTGGGCGTGCCGCCCGGCGCGGACCTGGCCGCGGCCTCGGCGGGCCTGGCCGGGCTGCCGCTGCTCTTCCAGCCGGGCACGAGCTGGAACTACGGCGTCTCCACCGACGTGCTGGGCCGGCTGGTGGAGGTGATCTCCGGGCAGAGCCTGGACGCCTTCTTCACCGAGCGGATCCTGCGCCCGCTCGGCATGACCGACACCCGGTGGTGGGTCGACGAGCCGGACGCCAAGCGGCTGGCCGCCCTCTACACCCCGCACCCGGCGACCGGCCAGACCGTCCGCGCCGACGCCATCGGCCGGGCCGCGCTGGCCGAGCCGGGCTGGTTCTCCGGCGGCGGCGGGCTGGTCTCCACCGCCGCCGACTACCACCGGTTCACCCAGTTCCTGCTGCGCGGCGGTGAGCTGGACGGGGTCCGCCTGTTGGGGCCCCGGACGCTGCGCTTCATGACCCGCAACCACCTGCCGGGCAACCGCGACCTGGCCTCGTTCTCCCCGGAGGGCTTCGCCGAGACGATCCTCGACGGCATCGGCTTCGGCCTGGGCTTCGCCGTGGTGCTGGACCCGGTGCCGTCCCGGGTCCCCAGCAGCGTGGGCGAGTACTACTGGGGCGGCCTGGCCAGCACGGCGTTCTGGGTGGACCCGGTGGAGGAGGTCACCGCGCTGCTGTTCACTCAGCTGATGCCGTCGAGCACGTACCCGCTGCGCGCGCAGCTGCGCCAGCTGGTCTACTCCGCGCTGATCGACTGA
- a CDS encoding NAD(P)-dependent oxidoreductase, whose amino-acid sequence MSNIVVFGAGGTAGSRITAEAVDRGHRVTAAVRRPEATSYLPAGVRTVTGDVTSPRSVRDLAADADVFVVAIGGGERELWRDAARTLVDTLREVPDPPRVIHVGGGATLLTPKGTPYLDEPDFPEEYRDSAEGQAEALALYRSSPDGVTWTYVSPPPLEFHPGERTGHYRTGTDHPVTDAQGRSVLTYEDLAVAIVDEIENPQFRNARFTAAY is encoded by the coding sequence ATGAGCAACATCGTCGTGTTCGGCGCCGGGGGCACTGCCGGGTCGCGGATCACCGCCGAGGCGGTCGACCGGGGGCATCGGGTCACCGCGGCGGTACGCCGCCCGGAGGCGACCAGCTACCTGCCGGCGGGCGTGCGCACGGTGACCGGCGACGTCACCTCCCCCCGCAGCGTCCGGGACCTGGCCGCAGACGCGGACGTGTTCGTGGTGGCCATCGGCGGCGGCGAGCGGGAGCTGTGGCGCGACGCCGCCCGGACGTTGGTCGACACGCTGCGGGAGGTGCCCGACCCGCCGCGGGTGATCCACGTCGGCGGCGGGGCGACGCTGCTGACGCCGAAGGGCACGCCGTACCTGGACGAGCCAGACTTCCCCGAGGAGTACCGGGACTCGGCCGAGGGCCAGGCCGAGGCGCTGGCCCTCTACCGCTCCTCGCCGGACGGGGTGACCTGGACGTACGTCTCGCCGCCGCCGCTGGAGTTCCATCCGGGCGAGCGCACCGGCCACTACCGCACCGGCACCGACCACCCGGTCACCGACGCGCAGGGCCGCTCGGTGCTCACCTACGAGGACCTGGCGGTGGCGATCGTCGACGAGATCGAGAACCCGCAGTTCCGCAACGCGCGCTTCACCGCGGCGTACTGA